Proteins from a genomic interval of Denticeps clupeoides chromosome 20, fDenClu1.1, whole genome shotgun sequence:
- the cndp2 gene encoding cytosolic non-specific dipeptidase — translation MSCLPELFKYVDEHQDLYVERLAQWVAVQSVSAWPEKRGETKKMIEMAAKDIERLGGTVELVDIGMQKLHSGEEIPLPPIILGTLGSDPAKKTVCIYGHLDVQPAHIDDGWDSEPFTLVERDGKLYGRGSTDDKGPVLAWFNCIEAYQKIQKDLPINIKFCFEGMEESGSEGLDDLVYSRKDSFFSGVDYVCISDNYWLGKNKPCITYGLRGICYFFIEMECCDKDLHSGVYGGSVHEAMTDLIVLMGSLVDKKGKILVPGIYDDVAPLTDEEKQLYEKIDFDMEEYCKDVGAGRLLHDSKEKILMHRWRYPSLSLHGIEGAFSETGAKTVIPRKVIGKFSIRLVPDMDPKVVETMVVAHLKKKFADLESPNKLKVYMGHGAKAWVSDFNHPHYMAGRKAMKTVFGVEPDLTREGGSIPVTLTFQEATGRNVMLLPVGSADDGAHSQNEKLNRSNYIQGTKMLAAYFHEVSLLE, via the exons ATGTCTTGCCTTCCAGAACTTTTCAAATATGTGGACGAACACCAGGACTTGTATGTTGAG CGACTGGCACAGTGGGTGGCTGTTCAGAGTGTGTCTGCATGGCCGGAGAAGCGTGGGGAGACCAAAAAGATGATTGAAATGGCCGCCAAAGACATTGAGAGGCTGGGAGGCACCGTGGAGTTGGTGGACATCGGCATGCAGAAG CTGCACTCTGGAGAAGAGATCCCTCTTCCCCCCATCATCCTGGGAACGCTGGGCTCGGATCCTGCTAAGAAAACCGTGTGCATCTATGGCCACCTGGACGTCCAGCCGGCCCACATTGACGACGGCTGGGACTCGGAGCCATTTACCTTGGTGGAGAGGGATG GGAAGCTGTATGGACGTGGCTCTACGGATGACAAGGGGCCGGTGCTGGCCTGGTTCAACTGCATTGAGGCCTATCAGAAGATCCAGAAG GATCTTCCCATCAACATCAAATTCTGCTTTGAGGGGATGGAGGAGTCGGGCTCTGAGGGTTTGGACGATCTGGTCTACTCTCGCAAGGACTCCTTCTTCTCGGGCGTGGACTATGTCTGCATATCTGACAACTACTGGCTCGGCAAGAACAAGCCGTGCATCACGTACGGCCTGCGGGGAATCTGCTACTTCTTCATCGAG ATGGAGTGCTGTGATAAAGACCTCCACTCCGGAGTTTATGGAGGATCTGTGCACGAAGCCATGACTGACCTCATCGTGCTGATGG GCTCACTGGTGGACAAGAAGGGCAAGATCCTGGTGCCGGGGATTTATGATGACGTGGCTCCCCTCACAGACGAGGAGAAGCAGCTGTATGAGAAGATTGACTTTGACATGGAGGAGTACTGCAAGGACGTTGGGGCGGGGCGGCTGCTGCACGACTCCAAG gAAAAAATTCTGATGCACCGTTGGCGCTACCCGTCCCTCTCTCTGCATGGCATCGAGGGAGCCTTCTCTGAAACTGGAGCCAAGACGGTCATTCCTCGAAAGGTCATTGGGAAGTTTTCCATCCGCCTGGTCCCAGACATGGACCCCAAAGTGGTGGAGACGATG GTGGTCGCACACTTGAAAAAGAAGTTTGCGGATCTGGAGAGCCCCAACAAGCTGAAGGTGTATATGGGCCACGGGGCGAAAGCCTGGGTGTCCGACTTCAATCATCCTCACTACATGGCCGGCAGGAAGGCCATGAAGACCG TATTTGGGGTTGAGCCGGACCTGACTCGTGAGGGTGGAAGTATACCGGTGACCCTGACCTTCCAGGAGGCCACCGGCCGCAATGTCATGCTGCTGCCTGTGGGCTCGGCGGACGACGGCGCACACTCCCAAAATGAGAAGCTGAACAG GTCGAACTACATCCAGGGGACAAAAATGTTGGCTGCTTACTTCCACGAAGTCTCCCTGCTGGAGTAA